DNA from Musa acuminata AAA Group cultivar baxijiao chromosome BXJ1-5, Cavendish_Baxijiao_AAA, whole genome shotgun sequence:
ATGTATTGACAATCTTTGACATAAATTTATACAGTGGGTCTCAATAACATAATATAATTTCCATCAAAGAAGCCAAAACTtataaaacaaatttatatcaagCAGAAAGTACTTTTATTTAATTAGTCAACTCTATTAAGTTTTGTTCCTCAAACTCAAGAGGAACATGCAGATGGGAGCTGTCAGTTGAATATGAACTTTCGGTTTTTTTCCTAATACTTCTGTAACTTCTGTTCCCATTTAAAACAGGTAAATTTCTTTTTCTATCAAAAACTGAATGTTATACAAAAAATATCAATGAAATAAACTCGctcccaacaaaaaaaaaagagacatgAATTAAACAGTATACAATAAGGTAGAGACAGCACAGTATCCTACGAGAATATAAAGCCAAGAGGCAAAGCACAATTAAATAACCAATAATTGAGCTAGAATTGATTATCTTGTGCTTTTAATCCCGCAAGCACTGGTAAAAGTATCAAGACAGTTTCATTGAGTACATGAAGAAAAAGTCTTAATCAGTCGGTTCTTTTCGCACTTCTCCACGATGAGTTTCATAGTACAAAGGATGGTGCAGGTTAATTATAGAAGAGTCCAGCTCTCTAAAACTAGGGTCCATACTAGGTGAGCCAAACCAAATCAACCCAACATAGAGCAGATAAAATTGAACAGGGCTTAGGTTGGAAAAACAATCTGCCACAACTCTGAGATGGCTTAGCACTGAGATGTCTGAGAACGTAAGCCAACAAAATGAAACCCCAATATGTTATATGATATACACAATATGCCAAAACAGACTATGATCTCTCTAGCCTCTGATTTTGACTACTTCATCCTCTTCCTCTTACTGTTATCTCTATTGTTTACACTCCAGTTTCTCCTCAGCAAAGCATGTAGTTGACAGTTTGACACCTCTCCCCCACTCTTCTTTTGACATGAAAAGCTCTTAAAAAGAATCTAACTTTATAAACCTAACCTTTTGAAATGAACAGAAACTTGAGGTCAAAATTAAAAGGAGGCTCCCTGGAGGAATATTGTGGCCGCAGTTTGATACACCAAACATCGTATATTTCATTAaattatatcatgattgatgataggACTAATCTAATTAATGACATCATCGTGTATGTATTATGTCTCCTTTGGTGGTAACATATCTATGAGACTCACAAAGATGGGCAAAAATGACAAAATGAAAATTATCTTCATTAAAAAATCGATTACAGAAGCAAGAAATTTCATAAATTACTAACCATCAGTAGCTTCTTTACGAGCCATATTAGTCTTCAGAAgtttggttgcagcttcggcagCCTCAATGCCTGCTGAGCCTGTGCAGTAGCTATTACGGATAGTCTGCTTGCAGCACTTATAGCCCCACTGATGATCCTTCCACCATGAACCCCAAACTGTCGTATGGTTATTTATATAAACATCTTCTTCATATTTGCTCTTAGGAAGGGCAGCTTCCTTGAAATAAGCAACATTTATAAACTGAATTAGCTACAAAACTTTGATTATTAAATTGCAGACAAAACCAAATTCAATAAACCATAAAACAAGACCAAACattatgcagaaaataaaatcgACCAGATGCAGCAGATAAGTCGCTCATCGAAGAGGGAAAAGACCCCAAAGCAAATTTCTATATATGTTTGAGTAGACCTTGAGTAATTATAAAAGGATAACATCTTTCTTTTACTGATTTCTATAAGAACACAGATAAAATAACAAATATATCAATCCACTCGAAATACCATACCTGGCCTCTTATTATTCGACCAGCACGATCATATTCAATCTCTCTCTCACTTTGTCCCAGAAGAAGCTCCCTAGGTAGTGCTTCCTCAGATGCTGCATTCCCATATTTCTCCATAATGGTATCTtttgtcttgtttttcaatttatccttgatgattttataatttttaaacaaTAGTTCCGCTTGAGAAGGAGCAGCTTGCATGTGGATATCTTGTCCTTTTTCAAAAGCTTCCCATGCATGAATGTTGAGCTGCTTGAACTCCAGTGCTTGTCCACTAACTCTGTTTTGGTTATCACCCTGTAGTGTGTACCATAAATGAACAAATTATCTATTGTGAAGTAGAAACAACATGAAAAATTAGGAAGAAGAAACTTAGCATgtgttaagagaaaaaaaaactcaCTTCATAGAACTTCTCATTTGGATCACTATCAGGTACAGGATCCTCACGCATAGAACGAGTTTTTGGGTCATAGTACGCAGAGTTGACATCTAGATTCAAAAGATACTTTGCTGTATCTTCTCTAATACGCAAATTCCTGACATAACAAAAAGTTTACAATTATGCACCAAGTTCCAGGAAATTCAATGCCTTGACAACAAAAAGTTTCATCAGATGTTCAAAAACTTAGCTCATGGAGATCCTGCAATTTGATGTTAAAATACCTGACAGTTCCAGTGCTTCCACCTCCAGTGGTACGCACACGTTTCTCCACCTTTGCAAAGTCCATCTGTTTGCTCTCATCAACCTTAGCCTCATCAACCTTTAAaaaatcatcgtcatcatcatcatcgctaCCACTATCCTTGTCATCCTTTTTGTTATTCTTCTCCTCTAGGTTCTTCAATTGTTCCTCTTTCAAATACTTCCGCCTGGCTTCATCTCTAGCCTCATACTGCTCAATTACACGAAAATATGCGGAAGCATCGTAGCCATTCCAACGGTCACGTTTCCCATCATAATCAAGCTCAAATGTCTCAATCTTTTCATCCGGAGCTATGTGCATGCTTGTCCACTTAGCTCCCACTTTCCTAGGTCTCTCCATGCAGGACTTTTTGTCATGTGTCATTGCCCCACAACTGAAACAGAGAAAATAATTAATCAAACATCAAGCGATTACAAGGTATACCAGGAGAAAGCATTGCTGAATTGATGTTAGTGCAACATTAGCCAGAGCTACGAAGTACCAAGCACCAATAATCAGAGTACCGAGATTTCATGACTCCAGAAAAACCAGGACATTATTGCAATAGCATGATAGTCTACAGTGCAAGGTTTTGTACTACTTAAAGAGAAAAACATACACTAAAGGTAACAAACTTACTTCTCACATGCACCCTTTCTATACCGATCAGCTTGATAAATCTTGGCACCTCTATCATACCATGATTTGGTGTAATTGGGATCTGATTTCCATTTCCTCTGATGCTTCAAACTCTGTAAAATACAGTGGGTACATGTTATGGATTTTTTGAGTCAGAGCAGGTAAGTGGGAGAAAACAATGAATTTTCACGATAGAACTTACTGGCCTCTCAGCATTAAGATACCAGGGAGCTGATGACATATACTGAGGAATGTGTGGATTGATCTCCTTTCCATCTTCATCAACCTCAGCTGGGGCAAGTCCAGCCTTACGTGCTTCTTCCAATTCAAGTTGTTTCCGATGATCTTCTCGTGATTTGAAAGATGCTGCAGTACAGTAAACAAAGAATGTCAACACCTCTACATCAACAAAAAATAGACAAGAGAAACAATTCCGTTAAACTTTATCTAATAGATGGTTCACAAATTGTTGTTCTGATCAGCATGCATCGACATGGGTCAAGAACGTACTGTCATGCCAACAAACTATCAGCACCATGCCATGCAACTCTTTCCTCAGAGGTCACCATATTTTTGGTGGCTACTTTTGGTTTATGCCAATAGGATACATTATGGCATCAATTCATTCAATGCCAAAAGAGGTACCAACTCATGCCAACAGATAAGTCATTGCACGTAACTAAATGCTACAAATTGAGCAAAATTGGTCAAGAATAACAGGATATCATCACACTTTATGATACATTTTCTAATTGTTTTATTTTGTGTATTCAATTAATCTACATGTGTTGGCTGTTGCTGTGTTTGGTAGCTTCTGATGATCACCAAACTTGTGCCTATCATTAACGTACTAAAAAGTTATTAACTATAAATCTTCTGGacgctatgtttttttttttccactaaAAAGACAAAtgcatattcaaagtattataaagccttaaagaagaagaaaagcaaaTGAATGTCGAATTAATATTTAGTGCTACTTCAAATTTCTTTGCAGTGCAAACATGTTTTCAAATATTGAGAAAAATGTTTGATTATCTTTGGACGTTTAAGTTATAAGAAAAATGTAAACTTAAGTTGAATAAGAATGTTAATAGACATCAGACACACTTTGCAGAAAAAATCTAATATTGAAATAGCAACATAGCAAGGGGTAACCATATGACAAGAATAATAGGTGATCTCCAATAGCTCAATTCTCATGACAAATACATAAGCCAACTTAGATACTAATAGCTCCCATTGCATCTTCTGATTTAAGTGAAAAACAACCTACAAATGGCTGAATAGtaaattttttttggataaaaGTGTCCAGTAAATGCAAGTTGGAGGATTAATTCATTTTCACATTAATTCTTTTTATTAACTTTCCTGTGGGCATATTATTATTgtctcttttcttttctgattCTACGTATCTTCCAATGAGGTAAAAATAATAAGAACAATGAGTTAACAGTCATGAATAAACCAAAAATCCAGAGAGCTTGCTCCAGCAAACCTCTTCAACTACGACTTATAGACCAACATATTTCATCAAATATCCACTGTTGGTATGTGTCACAGTGCAGGTACTTGCTTAGAATGCACATATATAGTAGATATCTCTCAGAAAACTAAACAGACATGATAAGAAAGTTCTTAAGCTAATATATTGCAACTGGAAACAGAAACCTCATACATATTTCTTTCTCAATTCTATAGAAAATCAACTAAGCGAAGTGCTCCTTCAAATACTACATTAAGTACAACTATAAGAGGAACAACCATGTAGAGTTCATTAGCTTATTCTTAAAGCATGTGAAAAAGACAATTCTACcagatgttaaaaaaaaaaactttaatcaCGAACTAAATCAACGTGTATACACACCCCAAAATATAACCACACGACTCAACATCAACAAACTCGCAGGAAAACTGAAATTGGAAACTGCAGcagaccaaaaaaaaaaggaagaacttTTTTGTGAGGAAAAAATTGCCATCAAGTAGCAATTTTACAACCTGATGCTAATAAATTTTCGTATTTAAATCACTACTTCCGAGTCAAAATCTAACATGACGCAGAATTTCTTCAAAAAATTTAGAGAAAATTATAATTCTTCTCAGCGATATAAATTCAAGATGCAGAGTTCCACAAACGCGAAACCCTAAATGCAGGCCAAGTCGATATAACCGACACCGATAACCAAAACCACATAACCCAAGTCACCAAATACTTTCAATCAGCAAACACCACAACTAAATCCGATGCCCTCAGACCTAAAGTCTGGGGATTCCACCACAAGAATAGAAGATGAACAAGGGAAGGCACAATGCTTTACCCGAAGCCGTCGCCATGAGCGGCACGCGCAGTCAGCTTTGGTCCAATTAACAAGGGATTCCAAATTAAACCTGTAAATTACATACCGAAAAATTTTCAATTAAAACCAAATAATCTTGCTAAGGAGACGAAAGAAAACCAGAAAAAAGTAATAATGATTTCGATCCTGATTTTTAAACGGTTTTAGGGTTGCGATTAGGGCGTGCGTAAGTGTTGGCAGAAATCCATGCGCAAGAGTAGTGGCGGTGACGGTGGTAGaatagagaggaggaggaagaacgaATGATACCTAGCGGCGTGGTCTCGCTGATGCCGTTCGCACATGAGAACGAATTGGGGGCGGtcgtagcatatatatatatatatatatatatatatatatatatatatatatatgaattggggCCTAAACTCGAACCGATTTGACGTTCGATAATTACAGTCGGTGACCCGCTCGGATTTGGTACACAGTGTTTTTTGGGGTCTCGAGGTTGGCGGAAGAATGAGATCAACGGATGGGGATCGATGCAGGAGTGCGGGGTccaatgataaatatattattttctatgataaatatattatttcatagTTTTGCGAAGATATATATGTAAAAGATccaaagataaaaaagaatcgTGATGATTGTACAGGTCGAAGAACATCCGGAGTTGGAAAAACAACACGTGGCATCATCGTGTTAAAAATTACCGAGTGACAGATCTGTATTTATAATTAAAACATCGTCCAAATAAAACTACCTTACGTGTTCGGGTATACCTTAAAAGGTACCTCCCTCGTCATTAGCAGCAGCACCGAACCCCTTAGTGGTTTGCAGTTCTTGTTTCCGGACGGTAAAGAAGGTAGCTGAGTCGGGCACGGAAAACAAAAACATTCATTAAAGCTGACTGCTAAGTgctaatttagatttaaatatagtTAATGTTCCTAATTAATATAATCCAATCCATTAGCGGGACGCTAAAACCACGGCGATGCAGCGTCTTGCAACCGAGTTCGGAATCCAAAGACTAATCCGCAGTTAGTTAATTTGTTTTTGGAAGGTGACCAAAAACAATTTGAATACCATTATGAATATGTTAAtacaaaaaaattcaagaaatttAGTGTCTCCAAATAATTCTTACCTTTCACTGATCCATGGAGTAAATCGATTTATAAGGTGAATCGGTTCAATTCATCGGTTTATACTATTTTTGAatagatataaaatattttaaaaatatcctaAACCTAATCACAAATCTTATAACTAATAAAAATCttcttatttgattatttttatttataaatcaatGAAGATTAGCTTAAATTGCATTTGAAGTATTaaaatctatttaaaaatattattaattgataGTGTATGTGATTTTAATGATTAAGAATATTTCAAGATTATGCGAATGCAATGTAGTTTTTGATAAATATAAAAGAGTATAAAAAAAGTCAAGAGGACATTTCGCTCATAATAGTCGACATATGTTTTaactatatttataatataatattatcagGACATTAACACCATAACGTACAACAGAAGAAATCCCGGCCGTCCATCCATCGTGATGATCAATCACCATACGCCGTACGGCGGAATCTCCTTTCACAGTGATGGAAACTTCGAGCATATCCGTCCATCCAATTGGCTTGTTGCCACATTTCTCCTCTATAAATATCCCATCGTCGCCCCTTCGCTACTCGTCGAGGTCGAGCCTCATATCGCTTCCTCCCTACCGCTCTGCAATAACCTTTCTTGCTTTCTACGCCTTTTATCGTCGTCGAGATGGCGAAGGATCCGGTTCGAGTTCTTGTCACTGGCGCTGCAGGTGTCGATCTAATGATCTGTTCTGTTTCATGTCTAGTGTTTCTTGGATTCATTCGTCACAGATCTCAGGTCGGATCTGATTTCGTATGTCGGATCTGAACCTACGTAGCATCTGCAGCTACGATCTTCGTTGGGTTTCTGAATCACTTGACGATATTGTGAAATGGGCTCGTTTCGCGCCTTCGGTCTAAATTGGTGCTTTCGGTTTACTGATTTGGAACAGAGACGGGGTTTTATATCGATCATTTGCTCTTTATTTATTGAAGAATCTCAAGTTCTATTTGTTATATTGATCGTTTTGCTTTATGATTTGTTGTTTTACGATGTGCTGAATCGATCTGGGTTGGCATGCTATGTAGGTGTTTAAAGATGCTTTGGGAGTTCTTTTACTCTTCTGTTATTTGTTGTTTCTTCATCTTTTGTTTATTTCTTTTTCGTTGGGACTGGCGTTGATCTTAGTCGATCCGGAAAGCTTGTCCATTTTTAGTGGTATTTTGATTTAGAAAGTCTTGTTTAGCACATCTGGAAAGAAGATCATGTTTGGTTCTACCCTTTGTCCTGAATGATAACGCTTTACCTTCCATTAAGAAAGGGATCACTTGTCTATTTCTTTACAAATATGTGGTTATATATCTTTATGAATTCATGACACTCTAGATATTTCATCAAGTCCTTGTTTATATAAAGATATCTTTTGGTTTATTTAGTAAGATAAAATTCCTATGATGGTTCTTCAAAAGCTGGCAAAGGTTGTTTAGATAGATTTTCACTTCAAAGTTGGTCATTTGAAtgagagatttttttttccttcccaaGCTAAGCTTTTGTATAATGTGATGTtaattattatagtattttcttgGTGACACCTTTATGATGTgttaatctttaatttttttttctgttacATCTGGAATTTAGTTATAGGCGTGAAGAGCTCACTTGAGtttcaaatccttaaattcttctTTACCATGTGTAGTAATCACTGCTTTCCTTGTATTTTTGTATATATTACACTTGATTGTATTCATGTATATAACCTGCATGTGGTCTCAGATTTAGCGGAAACCATGAAAAATTGAGAAAACTAAATGGTCCATGTAGAACATTTCTGTTGTTCACAAGATATGGTttgaaagaatcatcatgcagTAGTCTATTTTTTGTTTTACCTTTTCAAATTCACTATTATGAGACATCGCAACTGATGCTTCAACATTCTCTTGAAGGCATGTGCGTTCTTCATGTTATTGAGGCTTTTATTTTTGTCCACCTTTTTCTTTGTCAAAAACGTAACTGAAAATAAAGATTAGGATATGACTTGGTGGTTTATACGCACTAgtgtgatttttttaaaaaatcattatCACTTTTGCAATATGAGAGACATCTTGGAGCTTTTATTGTGCTATAAACAGATGTCTGACATGATTATTTAACTTTGGTTTGTTGTACTTTTTAATTGATTAAGATGGAATGAGTAGTAACTTCAAAGACATTTCCATGATTAAAGTTCTTAAACCTTGTTGAATACATTGTTAATGGAGCTTTCTTCATTCCCATGAGTTTTGTGTTTCCCTGTTGTGTATGCTCTTATCATTTATGTATAATTGGATAGTAATATTTATGTATTTTTCATTATTTTGGTTATGATTCTGTGTCTTTTATTAATTTCTTAGATATATATTATGTGATTCTTCAAAACTAATCCATGGCATCTTTTGATTCTCTACATTGCATACAATTTGGTGTTATATTGGAATAACGATAATCTAATCATAGTAAATCAAGCTTTTGTGAACTGCATAAGAAACATCATGGAAACATTAAAAAATCAGTAGTGCATTATATTTATTGCTTATGGAGTACTCTTTGGTAAATTATTGTACTTACCACACAAATAATTTAAAGATATTCTGTAATTCCATGGAACTTTAGTCACAAGGCAAAGCAGTCAAAACATGTTGGTCTTAGATACCTTTTTTTCTATGAAATTGGTCTTTTAATATTTTCTTGTTATCTTCAGCAACTATAAAATGTTTGTCATAATTCATATTTGCAGGACAAATTGGTTATGCACTTGTACCAATGATTGCTAGGGGAGTGATGCTTGGCCCAGACCAGCCTGTTATCTTGCACATGCTTGACATTCCACCTGCTGCAGAAGCACTCAATGGAGTCAAGATGGAGCTGGTTGATGCAGCATTTCCTCTTCTTAAGGGTATTTTTTTCCTCATGTACATAATTCCACTGTCTGTTCTTATTCTTTAGTTTTTCAAATCAACTGCTCTTACAATTATAAATTAGGTGTCGTGGCCACAACTGATGCTGTGGAGGCTTGCACTGGAGTCAATGTAGCTGTTATGGTTGGTGGTTTTCCACGGAAAGAAGGAATGGAGAGAAAGGATGTGATGTCAAAGAATGTTTCCATATACAAGTCTCAAGCTTCTGCCTTAGAAGCACATGCTGCTCCAAATTGCAAAGTATGATTTGGAATATTGGATGCAAAGTTTTATGTTTATACGATTCAATTAGAAATGCTTCAGATTTATATGTTCTTATTTTCTTTAACTGTATATGAATCATTTTTCTGATTCCTTGCAGGTGCTGGTTGTCGCTAATCCTGCTAACACTAATGCTCTTATACTGAAAGAGTTTGCTCCATCCATCCCTGCAAAAAACATAACTTGTTTGACAAGGTTGGATCACAACAGGGCACTAGGTCAGATTTCTGAGCGATTAAACATTCAAGTTAGTGATGTCAAGAATGTCATCATCTGGGGAAATCATTCTTCTACTCAGTATCCTGATGTAAGTCATGCAACCATTAAAACTCCAAGTGGACAAAAGCCTGTTCGTGAGCTTGTTTCTGATGATGACTGGTAGGTTGACATTTGAAAATTTACTTTTGCACTCATTGGATTTCAGATCCTCTTAAGACTTTCTAATTAGACCAGTTTATTATTGCTATATCTTACTTTTACAGGCTCAAGGGAGAATTTATCAAGACTGTTCAACAACGTGGTGCTGCAATAATCAAAGCAAGAAAGCTTTCTAGTGCTTTATCTGCTGCCAGTGCTGCTTGTGATCACATACGTGATTGGGTTCTTGGTACCCCTGAGGTTACTTTTCATATCTCTTCTTTTTAAACTTCATATGCTTCTTGGCTAAATGTATCAAGTCTTTCTCTCCTTTGTGGCAGGGAACTTGGGTTTCCATGGGTGTCTACTCGGATGGTTCATATAATGTACCAGCTGGGCTGATTTACTCTTTTCCAGTCACATGCCGTGCTGCCGAGTGGACCATTGTCCAAGGTGCATAAAATGTGACATTTTATACAACAATTTATACTTGAATGCATAACTGACTGGTCGAAAATAGTAATGCTTTCATGATTTTTGGTGAGAAGATGGCCCATAAATTGAACAGAGCATTGCAAGAATCATTTAAATTAATATTCAGGACAAATTATGTTCTATCTTTCTGCTTGCCATTAGAACATCTAATTTGTAGATGGAACAAAATGTCAAAGTTCCTTGGAAATTGTACTTGTGTTGCATTTCTTAGGAGTAGCTCAACATATGTAATTTTTAATGCTGTTTCAGATAACAGTTAAGTACACGGTATTAATCTGGATGTGAATCCTTATAGCAAGCATGGTAGTACttgttttaaaattatacatgacaTACCTCGAATCTGCAATGCTTACCTCAAGAAAGAATCTATGCTTTTCGGTTTCTACTCGTTAATATGTTGCCATAACTAGTACTTGCTGATGATTGGACATGTCCCTGCTCTTTTAGGATTTTGAATGTTAAAATGCTTGAATATCGTCTTTATTTAGTTTTCAAACTAGATGCTTGAATATCCTTGTTATTAGATCAGccattatataataaaatattgaaGATTATGATTGGAAAGATGATGAAGGAAAAAGGTAAATAATTTCTGTACTTTTTGTATCCTCTTTTCTTTCATTGGCATAATTTATGAAGGCAAAATTGCATACATATGTATCCTTTTAAAGCTACtggttttcatatttttttttcctttaaatttAGATTTAATATATATACCCGAAAATTCTAAAAGCTTACATATCCATCCTTGTGGTTAATCATACTTACCATCATTTAAATATTAGTTTAAATCTAATTGGCATTTGTACATTGTAAAACAAATTTTGCTGGTAAAAGTATTTGGTTTAGTTAGATATAAATTTTTGGGGATATTTAAGACCACAAATCATCTTAATGTTGACCTTATTAGATGTGGCTAATATGAGTGGTCTATATTGATGTTAATGGGAGGGTTATTTGTGGAGGTTTAGTCACATGCTATACTAAAATAAAGGTtacatatttattttaaattttataaggaTATACATGTCGAAGCCTGTGATATAAATAGGACTCTAGTTTGAAACTTTAATGATTCAATAAGTCAATGATAATTTCTTAATAGTATATTGAGTATATTTATTGCTAGATCTCATGCTTTCCTTCTATTGCAAGATTTCTCTGGGCTTCTAATTACTTCTCAAATCTTTTTCTTGGACACCTTAGAATCTCTGTTCACTGCCATATGCCATCATAGAATTACTTAATAGTGAAGGCCAACCACTAGACTATTCAACCAGGGTTAGTTCCCATATTTCAAGCAGATGTTTGTTTATACTGGTACCCATCAGCTAAACCTGAAGTCCTATAAAACTCCATAGGCATAGATCTGCAAATTCTCTGAAATTGATGGTTGCTAAACACTTAGTCATCGTGTGTTTTTCAGAGACAGTAATCAGTAGTAATCAGACTACAATTGAGTTCCTTTTGTTACTTCTGGTTGGACTTCTACATTCACTGACATAGCCACTCCCCTTAACCAACTAAATATATGGCCACAGGATTCATTGTCTAACCCACAAAAAGGGCAGCCAGAATCAGTAAGAATGAACAACTGAAGGTATTCCCTCAAGGGAGGTCTGTTGAGAGCAAGTTTCTAAAGAATATGCTAATCTTATGTGCTGGAAATTTCCACATGGCCATTTGATTAAACTCCTGAAAAAAATGGTGGTACCTTTGCCTCAAGATATTATAGCGACTTTATCAGATGCTCTTCCATGGTTATCAAGGACTTAAGCCCATCTGTTCTTAATATTCCCAGCCAAAATTGAATCAAAATAATACGTCAACTCAGATTGCAGCGATGCATATTTTAATATTCCTTTAAAATAGGTTGGACTGAAGACCTGACACCATGATAGTTGCTTGGCATGCTATACCATTTTATGAACATAATGAGAATACATAACATCATCTTTCATCAATTAGAACTTGCTTTTTCAATTAGAAGACCTTGAAGTTGTGTTTCCAAATTATCCAAAGATCATACTGCACAGGTTCTTATATGAAAAGATGAAGTAACTTGAAAAGAGAGTGCTGGTAGCAAAGAACCTTCAAATTGTGGCCATTTTTATGAGTTgtctatttttgttttttattttatcgTGTTAGAGCCTTCTTCGCAAATCAAACAGTGAATATATTGTTGATCGGGTATCTCTGTGGATGACCTTGTTCTTAAATTATTAACATTACAAACTATTGTTGGAGAGTTGGCACTGGATTATTTGTTGCTGCAGCAATTACAAAATTCTTTTGATATTCTGGAGTATTTGCTGTTATAATAAAACATAAAATGGAAGAAAATAATTGATTGGCTTCCAATTTTGTCAGGACTTTCTGTTGATGAATTCTCAAGGAAGAAAATGGATGCAACAGCCAAGGAATTAACGGAGGAGAAGGCTCTTGCGTATTCATGCCTGTCTTGAGCTTCTCCTCGAGTTACTAGTGGGTTTCTATTTTGCCACCTTTTCAAACTGCATGGAGATCGAGATTTGAATAAACTTGctagttaattttttttactgAATTTTTGCTGTAAAACTCTATCTTCGAATAACTTAGATGTGATGCACAATGTTCGTCTTGTTTTCATCACAAGGCATGAAGCTGATATTATCTAATCTTGAACATTTTCTGAGGA
Protein-coding regions in this window:
- the LOC135672986 gene encoding pre-mRNA-splicing factor SLU7-like codes for the protein MATASASFKSREDHRKQLELEEARKAGLAPAEVDEDGKEINPHIPQYMSSAPWYLNAERPSLKHQRKWKSDPNYTKSWYDRGAKIYQADRYRKGACENCGAMTHDKKSCMERPRKVGAKWTSMHIAPDEKIETFELDYDGKRDRWNGYDASAYFRVIEQYEARDEARRKYLKEEQLKNLEEKNNKKDDKDSGSDDDDDDDFLKVDEAKVDESKQMDFAKVEKRVRTTGGGSTGTVRNLRIREDTAKYLLNLDVNSAYYDPKTRSMREDPVPDSDPNEKFYEGDNQNRVSGQALEFKQLNIHAWEAFEKGQDIHMQAAPSQAELLFKNYKIIKDKLKNKTKDTIMEKYGNAASEEALPRELLLGQSEREIEYDRAGRIIRGQEAALPKSKYEEDVYINNHTTVWGSWWKDHQWGYKCCKQTIRNSYCTGSAGIEAAEAATKLLKTNMARKEATDDMPVQHEEKRHATWGTEVPDDLVLDKRLLAEALKKEDERKKEERDERKRKYNVKWEDEITAEDMEAYRMKKIHHDDPMKDFLH
- the LOC135672987 gene encoding malate dehydrogenase-like; protein product: MAKDPVRVLVTGAAGQIGYALVPMIARGVMLGPDQPVILHMLDIPPAAEALNGVKMELVDAAFPLLKGVVATTDAVEACTGVNVAVMVGGFPRKEGMERKDVMSKNVSIYKSQASALEAHAAPNCKVLVVANPANTNALILKEFAPSIPAKNITCLTRLDHNRALGQISERLNIQVSDVKNVIIWGNHSSTQYPDVSHATIKTPSGQKPVRELVSDDDWLKGEFIKTVQQRGAAIIKARKLSSALSAASAACDHIRDWVLGTPEGTWVSMGVYSDGSYNVPAGLIYSFPVTCRAAEWTIVQGLSVDEFSRKKMDATAKELTEEKALAYSCLS